Within the Desulforhopalus sp. genome, the region GCCTGTATCCCTTGCCCATGCGTCACGGCCTGACCTTTGGTGAGCTTGCCCTTTTTATCAACAAGGAATTTACCATCGGCGCCGAGGTGACGGTGGTGAAGATGCGCGGCTGGCGGCGCAATATGCTGTTCCGCGACACCGGCTTTCCCTGGGTGGCACCATCTCCGAATATGCCCACCCCCGAGACGGCCCTGGTGTATCCCGGACAGGTGCTTTGGGAAGGAACCAACGTCAGTGAGGGCCGGGGGACGACCCTTCCCTTTGAATTTGTCGGCGCCCCGTATTGGCGCCATGATGCCATGCTGCATCAATTGACGGGCATTGACCTGCCGGGGTGCTTCCTGCGGCCGATTGTCTTCCAGCCGACTTCCGGCAAATGGGCCGGTGAGGCGTGTCATGGCTTTCAGATCCATGTCACCGATCCCAGGACGTATCAGTCCTATCGCACCAGTCTCGCTCTTTTGCAGGCGGCAATGCATCTTTACCGAAAGGATTTCCGCTATAAGGAGCCACCCTATGAATACGAATATCAGCGGCTACCGCTTGATCTGATCCTTGGCAGTCGAAGGGTTCGCGAGGCCCTGGAAGGGGGGCAGGATGTGCTGGAACTTGAGGCTACCTGGCAGGATGAACTGAACAGCTTTGAAGGTACCAGAAAAAACTATTTTCTTTATTCGTGAACGGTATGAACGAAAAACAACTCACTTTGGATACCCTCGCCGCCATGGTGCAGGGGGAAGTGGTCGGTGATAAAACGCTGGTTATTAGCGGTGTTGCGCCCCTGGAAAGTGCCGGGCCAAGGGATATTTCCTTTCTTGCCAAGGCAAATCAGGCCGACCAGTTAGAGGTCACCGGCGCCGGAGCGGTGCTCGTGCCACGCGGGGTTACCGGGAAAGACAATCTGCCGGTGATTCAGGTCCGCGATCCCTATCTGGCGGTGGCGATCATTCACAACCATTTCTTGGACGAACCTTTTGTCGCAACCGGTGTCCATCCCCGCGCCTTTGTCGGTGTAGATTGTGCGCTGGGTCATGCGATTTCCATCGCCCCTCTGGCGGTACTCGGTGAGCGGGTGCGGATCGGCGAACGGGTCACTATCGAGGCCGGAGTCGTTATCGGCGACGATGTACAGATCGGCGACGACACCACCATCAAGGCCAATGTCACTATTTATAAAGGTTCAGTGATCGGCAAGAGGGTCACTATCCACTCCGGGACAGTCATCGGCAGTGACGGCTATGGCTACGCCGCCAACGAGCGGGGCGAGCACATCAAGAGGCCGCAAGTGGGTACGGTCAGGATCGACGATGATGT harbors:
- a CDS encoding DUF1343 domain-containing protein translates to MLQIGLEVFLNESLPDSLLGKRFGYLANQASTVRGLVHGRILLQKKLDKQLTCLFSPQHGFFSEKQDNMIESEHSLDAATGLPIFSLYGEHRRPTAEMFAGLDVLLIDLVDVGTRVYTFLYTMAYCLEVAAELGKQVVVLDRPNPVGGDRIEGNLLQADCISFVGLYPLPMRHGLTFGELALFINKEFTIGAEVTVVKMRGWRRNMLFRDTGFPWVAPSPNMPTPETALVYPGQVLWEGTNVSEGRGTTLPFEFVGAPYWRHDAMLHQLTGIDLPGCFLRPIVFQPTSGKWAGEACHGFQIHVTDPRTYQSYRTSLALLQAAMHLYRKDFRYKEPPYEYEYQRLPLDLILGSRRVREALEGGQDVLELEATWQDELNSFEGTRKNYFLYS
- the lpxD gene encoding UDP-3-O-(3-hydroxymyristoyl)glucosamine N-acyltransferase, whose translation is MNEKQLTLDTLAAMVQGEVVGDKTLVISGVAPLESAGPRDISFLAKANQADQLEVTGAGAVLVPRGVTGKDNLPVIQVRDPYLAVAIIHNHFLDEPFVATGVHPRAFVGVDCALGHAISIAPLAVLGERVRIGERVTIEAGVVIGDDVQIGDDTTIKANVTIYKGSVIGKRVTIHSGTVIGSDGYGYAANERGEHIKRPQVGTVRIDDDVEIGANTCIDRATFGITWIKSGTKIDNLVQVAHNVVVGENSLLVSQVGIAGSTTLGRNVVLGGQAGTAGHLVIGDQVMVAARGGIHNNQPKGAVVGGAPAIPIRQWAKCSAVYAKLPELQSQVRANTKAIAEMIGRAKDEEESRRASDE